From one Streptosporangiales bacterium genomic stretch:
- a CDS encoding mandelate racemase, whose translation MRITKVELYDVRYTAAGAPFVMSGGKVVSDLEGVVLKLHTDEGVVGWGEQTPFPSYMAAHVDGAREALRVLGPAVVGADPRDVKRVQLLMRKALKGHHYARSAIDLACWDVLGKAADMPVAHLLGGVLQASFPVIRAIGIDTPDAMRAAAAAFAEEGYSRVQVKLGDDWRLDVERARACLTELADVETVVFDANTNWRKDQAVRVVTELGGRRYVEQPCRTVDECLQVRERTGCLLILDETMCRGREIWSTLAGQAPDAAMLKLSRFGGITPLRQVRDFCEEMGVPVIIEDGGAGDVLAAASAQLAASTQPEWLFSGSLTNVFVKERLSAVAPRHEAGRGTLPAGPGLGLGEVDEDLLGTPVAAIE comes from the coding sequence ATGCGGATCACGAAGGTCGAGCTATACGACGTCAGGTACACGGCGGCGGGTGCGCCGTTCGTGATGTCCGGCGGCAAGGTGGTGAGTGACCTCGAGGGCGTCGTGCTGAAGCTGCACACCGACGAGGGCGTCGTCGGGTGGGGCGAGCAGACCCCGTTCCCGTCGTACATGGCGGCCCACGTCGACGGCGCGCGCGAGGCGCTGCGGGTGCTCGGCCCGGCCGTGGTCGGTGCCGACCCGCGGGACGTGAAACGGGTCCAGCTGCTCATGCGCAAGGCGTTGAAGGGACACCACTATGCACGCTCGGCGATCGACCTGGCGTGCTGGGACGTGCTCGGCAAGGCCGCGGACATGCCGGTCGCGCACCTGCTCGGCGGTGTGCTGCAGGCGTCGTTCCCCGTCATCAGGGCGATCGGCATCGACACGCCGGACGCTATGCGCGCCGCGGCCGCGGCATTCGCCGAGGAGGGTTACAGCCGGGTGCAGGTGAAGCTCGGCGACGACTGGCGGCTCGACGTCGAGCGGGCGCGGGCGTGCCTGACGGAGCTGGCCGACGTCGAGACGGTGGTGTTCGACGCGAACACCAACTGGCGCAAGGACCAGGCGGTGCGCGTCGTCACGGAGCTGGGCGGGCGCAGGTACGTCGAGCAGCCGTGCCGCACGGTCGACGAGTGCCTGCAGGTGCGCGAACGTACCGGCTGCCTGCTGATCCTCGACGAGACCATGTGCCGCGGCCGGGAGATCTGGTCGACACTGGCTGGTCAGGCCCCGGACGCCGCGATGCTGAAGCTCTCACGGTTCGGCGGCATCACACCGCTGCGCCAGGTGCGCGACTTCTGCGAGGAGATGGGCGTACCGGTGATCATCGAGGACGGCGGCGCCGGTGACGTGCTGGCCGCCGCGTCCGCACAGCTGGCCGCGAGCACGCAGCCGGAGTGGCTGTTCAGCGGCTCGCTCACCAACGTGTTCGTCAAGGAACGACTGTCCGCCGTGGCACCGCGCCACGAGGCGGGCCGAGGGACGCTGCCGGCCGGCCCCGGGCTCGGGCTCGGCGAGGTGGACGAGGACCTACTCGGCACGCCGGTCGCGGCGATCGAGTAA